The Calditerrivibrio nitroreducens DSM 19672 genome window below encodes:
- the rfbD gene encoding dTDP-4-dehydrorhamnose reductase — protein sequence MIWIIGARGMLGTELSEILKSNSVPFIATDKEISITDYESLGQFVRDRSIKFIVNCAAYTAVDKAEDEVDLCTTINADGVENIAKVAKQIGATVIHISTDYVFSGESIIENGKPRPYLEDDPTSPTSIYGKSKLEGEKRLLSIVPESIIIRTSWLYGEHGNNFVYTMFRLMREKKEIAVVSDQYGSPTWTYDLARAILQMINLSKNKLSFGIYHYSNEGEISWYDFAVEIYRLGREYEILKEDCNIKPIKTEDYPTKAMRPKYSVLSKEKIKRLGVEVPFWKDSLRSFISGISHKYRG from the coding sequence GTGATATGGATTATCGGAGCCAGGGGGATGCTTGGCACAGAGCTTTCGGAAATCCTTAAATCAAATTCGGTACCTTTTATCGCTACTGATAAAGAGATTTCTATTACTGACTATGAATCTTTGGGTCAATTTGTAAGAGATAGATCTATCAAATTCATTGTAAACTGTGCTGCCTACACAGCTGTGGACAAAGCAGAGGATGAAGTGGATTTATGTACTACTATAAATGCAGATGGAGTGGAAAATATTGCAAAGGTGGCAAAGCAGATTGGTGCCACTGTCATCCATATATCCACCGACTATGTTTTTTCGGGAGAATCTATAATAGAAAATGGGAAACCCCGTCCTTATCTGGAAGATGATCCTACTTCTCCCACTTCGATTTATGGTAAGAGTAAGCTTGAGGGGGAAAAGCGTCTTTTATCAATAGTTCCAGAGAGCATTATCATACGGACTTCATGGCTTTATGGGGAGCATGGTAATAATTTTGTATATACTATGTTTAGACTTATGAGGGAGAAAAAAGAGATAGCGGTAGTTTCAGACCAGTATGGAAGCCCCACGTGGACGTACGATCTTGCAAGAGCTATTTTACAAATGATAAATTTATCAAAAAATAAACTGTCTTTTGGTATTTACCACTATTCGAATGAAGGGGAGATCTCCTGGTATGATTTTGCTGTTGAGATTTACAGACTTGGTAGAGAGTATGAGATTTTAAAAGAGGATTGCAATATAAAGCCCATCAAAACTGAAGATTACCCCACAAAGGCCATGCGTCCTAAATATTCAGTTTTATCTAAGGAGAAAATCAAAAGGTTGGGAGTTGAAGTCCCTTTTTGGAAAGATAGTTTGAGAAGTTTTATCAGTGGTATATCACATAAATACAGGGGTTAA
- the rfbB gene encoding dTDP-glucose 4,6-dehydratase — translation MRNFNTILITGGAGFIGSNMIRYLLSEESGFKGVVINVDLLTYAGNLESLIDVEKSFGGGSNPRYKFVKADIRDRSAIENIFKNYNVDCVIHFAAESHVDRSILGPEAFITTNVLGTYTLLDVARKYWQEIYGTLSDAPVLFHHISTDEVYGSLGDTGYFTENTPYDPRSPYSASKAGSDHLVMAYHHTYGLPVTLTNCSNNYGPYQFPEKFIPLMILNMIEDKPLPVYGDGKNIRDWLYVEDHNVAVWQVIRYGKVGEKYNIGGENEWENIRLLEYLIQIVSEETGKPQEKLKELITFVKDRPGHDRRYAIDCTKIKHELGWKQSVSFEEGLRKTVKWYLDNRKWVDHIRSGEYLKWIEKNYGERGGRVC, via the coding sequence ATGAGAAATTTCAATACAATTCTTATTACCGGTGGAGCTGGTTTTATAGGATCCAATATGATTAGATACCTTTTGTCCGAAGAATCAGGTTTCAAAGGTGTTGTAATAAATGTAGATTTATTAACGTATGCAGGTAATCTGGAAAGCTTAATAGATGTAGAAAAAAGCTTTGGTGGAGGTTCAAATCCCAGATATAAATTTGTGAAAGCTGATATCAGAGATAGATCTGCTATAGAAAATATTTTTAAAAATTATAACGTGGACTGTGTGATCCATTTTGCTGCGGAAAGTCATGTGGATAGATCAATTCTTGGACCGGAGGCGTTTATTACCACCAATGTTCTTGGTACTTATACCCTGCTTGATGTGGCAAGGAAATATTGGCAGGAGATTTATGGCACATTGTCTGATGCTCCGGTCTTATTCCATCATATTTCCACAGATGAGGTTTACGGTAGCCTTGGGGATACAGGGTACTTTACAGAAAATACCCCCTACGATCCGAGATCCCCATATTCAGCCAGCAAAGCAGGTAGCGACCATCTTGTAATGGCATACCATCATACCTATGGTTTACCTGTGACTTTGACGAATTGTTCAAATAATTACGGCCCATACCAATTTCCGGAAAAGTTTATCCCCCTTATGATCTTAAATATGATAGAAGATAAACCATTGCCTGTGTACGGTGATGGTAAAAATATCAGAGATTGGCTTTATGTAGAGGATCACAACGTTGCGGTGTGGCAGGTGATTAGATATGGTAAAGTGGGCGAAAAGTATAATATCGGTGGGGAAAATGAGTGGGAGAATATAAGACTACTTGAGTACCTGATTCAGATAGTATCGGAGGAAACAGGTAAACCACAGGAAAAGCTAAAAGAGCTTATTACATTTGTAAAAGATCGACCCGGTCATGATAGGAGATATGCTATAGATTGCACAAAGATAAAACATGAACTTGGCTGGAAGCAATCAGTCTCATTCGAAGAAGGTCTCCGTAAGACTGTAAAGTGGTATCTGGATAATAGAAAATGGGTGGATCATATCAGGTCTGGAGAGTATCTTAAATGGATTGAGAAGAATTACGGTGAACGTGGTGGGAGGGTTTGTTAA
- the rfbC gene encoding dTDP-4-dehydrorhamnose 3,5-epimerase produces the protein MPFTVIDSPIDGLLVIKPQMFRDDRGFFMETYKESDFKSLGISDRFVQDNHSKSKKGTIRGLHFQKQPHAQGKLVRVTRGAAWDVAVDIRKGSPTFGKWYALELSGENNLMLWIPAGFAHGFLALEDDTELLYKCTAEYHAPSDGGIRWNDPIIGVKWPELGIPYIISQKDMQLPYLKDIEGDIL, from the coding sequence TATTAAGCCCCAGATGTTTAGGGATGATAGGGGCTTTTTTATGGAAACTTATAAAGAGAGCGATTTTAAGTCTCTGGGTATATCAGATCGATTTGTTCAGGATAACCATTCAAAATCAAAAAAAGGGACGATAAGGGGACTGCATTTTCAAAAACAGCCTCATGCTCAGGGGAAGCTTGTGAGGGTTACTCGTGGAGCTGCTTGGGATGTCGCCGTAGATATCCGGAAAGGATCACCCACCTTTGGTAAATGGTATGCATTGGAATTGTCTGGCGAAAATAATCTCATGTTATGGATTCCGGCAGGTTTTGCCCACGGTTTTCTTGCCCTTGAGGATGACACTGAGCTTTTATATAAATGCACGGCAGAATATCATGCCCCATCAGATGGTGGGATACGATGGAATGATCCGATTATTGGTGTAAAATGGCCTGAACTTGGTATTCCATACATAATATCCCAAAAGGATATGCAATTACCATATTTAAAAGATATTGAAGGGGATATACTGTGA